The following proteins are co-located in the Scylla paramamosain isolate STU-SP2022 chromosome 37, ASM3559412v1, whole genome shotgun sequence genome:
- the LOC135091382 gene encoding actin-binding protein IPP-like: MAACVGVLPPPPQGAPPPTSSLVSDTHRYACKSYANKLLQNLCALWHSQHFCDVEISAGGFVVKAHRAVLSAGSAYFQAMFTGGLAEETQTLVEIKSIAHSIMSQLINFIYTGDIEITVENAQELVVAADMLEIHHVVHVGTNFLTKELHPTNALGIYRFAEAHHLVELLEAARDYIFANFSEVVMEDEFLEIPRDVLVRILQSEYLRIDSEFQVFSAAMRWIGQDITMRRRYVFDILNQVRLPLIPSKLLEKSISECSDISLKVALRSIQKDLASKRGSLVPLYVQPRICARKKIYVIGGSKRELISSWTRSECTFESVECFDTYRKEWQKVCPMEIGRILPGISVLNGRIYVVGGEQESQILANGEVYDPQEDMWTNIASMVIPRCEFGLCAHEGSLYAFGGWVGEDIGGSIEKYDPVADEWRLESDMPEARFSMGVVQHQGLIYIVGGCTHSQRHLHDLLCYNPVTGEWQNLAPMLTPRSQMGVAVLDGFLYVVGGTNRHTALTSVERYSFEQNKWFECPPMSVGRASPAVAATNSLLYVIGGDQTSEVNDFYRAQVTIAHVEYFDPNTNRWLDCTSLPESRSEAGAVVI; encoded by the exons ATGGCGGCCTGCGTGGGGGTCCTTCCACCGCCTCCCCAGGGAGCGCCgccacccacctcctccctggTGAGCGACACACACCGCTATGCCTGCAAGTCTTACGCCAACAAGCTCCTGCAGAACCTTTGTGCCCTTTGGCATTCCCAGCACTTCTGTGACGTCGAGATTTCCGCAGGGGGCTTTGTGGTGAAG gCTCACCGGGCAGTGCTCTCGGCAGGAAGTGCATATTTTCAGGCCATGTTTACTGGTGGCTTGGCAGAGGAGACCCAGACTTTGGTGGAGATTAAGTCCATCGCCCACAGTATCATGTCCCAGCTTATCAACTTCATCTATACAG GAGACATTGAGATAACAGTGGAGAACGCACAGGAGTTGGTGGTGGCCGCAGACATGCTGGAAATCCATCATGTGGTGCACGTGGGAACAAACTTTCTTACAAAGGAACTGCATCCCACTAATGCCCTTGGGATctacag GTTTGCCGAGGCACATCACCTGGTGGAGCTCCTGGAGGCGGCGAGGGACTACATCTTCGCTAACTTCTccgaggtggtgatggaggacgAGTTTCTGGAGATCCCGAGGGACGTTTTGGTTCGCATCCTCCAGTCTGAATACCTGCGGATTGATTCGGAGTTCCAG GTGTTCTCGGCCGCCATGCGCTGGATTGGGCAGGACATCACCATGCGTCGCCGTTACGTGTTCGACATCCTCAACCAGGTGCGTCTGCCACTCATCCCGAGCAAGCTACTCGAGAAGTCCATCAGCGAGTGTAGTGACATCAGCTTGAAGGTGGCCCTGCGGAGCATACAGAAGGACCTGGCCAGCAAGCGAGGGAGTCTGGTGCCCTTGTACGTGCAGCCGAGAATCTGTGCACGGAAGAAGATTTATGTCATTGGCGGGTCGAAGCGGGAGTTGATAAGCTCCTGGACGCGGTCGGAGTGCACATTTGAGAGTGTGGAGTGCTTCGACACGTACCGGAAGGAGTGGCAGAAGGTTTGCCCCATGGAGATCGGCCGCATCCTGCCCGGCATCTCGGTGCTCAACGGCAGGATCTACGTGGTGGGCGGGGAGCAGGAGTCACAGATCCTGGCCAACGGGGAGGTGTACGACCCACAGGAGGACATGTGGACCAACATTGCCTCCATGGTGATCCCGCGCTGTGAGTTCGGCCTGTGTGCTCATGAAGGGTCACTCTACGCCTTTGGAGGCTGGGTCGGGGAGGACATCGGTGGTTCCATAGAGAAGTACGACCCGGTGGCAGATGAGTGGAGGCTGGAATCAGACATGCCTGAGGCGCGATTCag CATGGGGGTAGTGCAGCACCAGGGCCTCATCTACATTGTGGGGGGCTGCACACACAGCCAACGCCACCTGCACGACCTGCTCTGCTACAACCCAGTGACCGGTGAGTGGCAGAACCTGGCCCCCATGTTGACACCGCGCAGCCAGATGGGTGTGGCGGTGCTGGATGGCTTCCTCTACGTGGTGGGCGGCACGAACAGACACACGGCGCTTACTTCGGTGGAGAGATACTCAtttgaacag AACAAGTGGTTTGAGTGCCCGCCCATGTCGGTGGGACGTGCCAGTCCAGCCGTGGCAGCAACAAACTCTCTGCTCTACGTCATCGGCGGCGACCAGACCAGCGAGGTGAACGACTTCTACCGGGCACag GTGACCATCGCACATGTGGAATACTTTGACCCCAACACCAACCGCTGGCTGGACTGCACCTCCTTACCAGAGAGTCGGTCCGAGGCTGGTGCGGTAGTGATCTGA
- the LOC135091384 gene encoding neuroguidin-like, producing the protein MTEGSREDDASTSIASDLPRGVALLGDLTTSLQQAQAALDTLAQRISDGHLPTAKGISLLELKNQAFLSYLANLTYVTLTKLKGNKIEGSASIDRLVELRVVLERLRPLEEKLKYQLDKHVKAATDGEVSADDPSRLRGDLDNIGSSSEDEDEEQQQEGGKKKKKKDGEEDSDDGKTYKAPKISQMKYDLEDGKERAKERVRRDALYSSTLRDAIEGLTEDPEVVYNLDVLKQKAIRKRKELEEYEEANMIRKQLTKREKAAQRQITTLGTMGSEILGFTSLDPLHDSAAATDEPSTKRQKTGASKGKKRKKGTKGKKGFKKRRKH; encoded by the exons ATGACTGAGGGGAGTAGGGAG gatGATGCCAGCACCTCCATTGCCTCGGACCTGCCCCGGGGTGTGGCTCTCCTGGGGGACCTCACCACCAGCCTGCAGCAAGCCCAGGCCGCCCTCGACACCCTGGCACAGCGCATCAGTGACGGCCACCTCCCCACCGCCaag GGCATCAGTTTGCTGGAGCTGAAGAACCAAGCCTTCCTTTCTTACctggctaacctaacctacgtcACCTTGACCAAGCTGAAGGGAAACAAGATTGAGGGCAGTGCCAGCATag ATCGGCTAGTAGAATTACGAGTGGTGCTAGAGAGACTGCGGCCACTGGAGGAGAAACTCAAGTACCAGCTGGACAAACACGTCAAGGCGGCCACCGATGGGGAGGTGAGCGCCGACGACCCCTCGCGACTCAGGGGTGATCTGGATAACATCGGGTCATCTtcggaggacgaggacgaggagcagcagcaggagggcggcaagaagaagaagaagaaggatggggaagaggacaGTGATGATGGGAAGACATACAAGGCTCCCAAGATCTCGCAGATGAAATATG ATTTAGAGGATGGCAAGGAGCGAGCCAAGGAGAGGGTGCGCCGTGATGCCCTGTACTCCAGCACCCTGCGGGACGCCATCGAGGGACTCACCGAGGACCCAGAGGTTGTGTACAACCTGGATGTCCTCAAGCAGAAGGCCATCAGGAAACGCAAGGAGCTGGAGGA GTACGAGGAAGCCAACATGATACGTAAGCAGCTCACGAAGAGGGAGAAGGCAGCCCAGCGTCAGATTACCACCCTGGGCACAATGGGCTCGGAAATCCTTGGCTTCACCTCTCTCGACCCACTGCATGACTCGGCAGCCGCCACTGATGAGCCATCCACCAAGAGGCAGAAGACTGGTGCCTccaaggggaagaagaggaagaaagggaccAAGGGGAAGAAAG GgttcaagaagaggaggaaacactaG
- the LOC135091383 gene encoding LOW QUALITY PROTEIN: golgin subfamily A member 1-like (The sequence of the model RefSeq protein was modified relative to this genomic sequence to represent the inferred CDS: deleted 1 base in 1 codon; substituted 1 base at 1 genomic stop codon), with protein MFSNLKSKIGDVADLKRLSSPTSLTGSRQRSRQQTPGSVTPTPSTSSHSRQPSVVSLPGLVSATPPLSPTATTTDQERPSLEKEQELEHEVSKLRLALEAQQDSALDRLNAKEKEWRARLEEERERAAGMAKELQEVLEREKKLQSQLEALDGNKQSVTAQLKQAQARVKGLEAKVCEMQDIYDQLEGLNAQEGAKVKHMLLNANSELDQLREELTQKTEALAAMETRLGRLPWLRGEGRDTQRGENRAGDASGGTRTEAKGSXARCRAVEESKEEEVRHLEGRVATLEQRHSQSGLQETDRIQALIKEREGVEHSLEEARQQLNNIKASWSTKITSLEDQIHHLNAKIAEDQTDLQAAEERITTLTSTIHSLKAEVKGLQEAKAEAERKLVGEVERLEEDVETLRWQLGQKEAREEELVGRLSAEEEKCRSCTAVLQAKIETIATLEITVTELEGKVAETETSLTTTCEELQKAQVEKKRLQDSLARERGATEAAEKSRAEVEARLAVVSGEKERLSRNLDEYAERVETLEKSDVEREKERKEGAERMAELEARLEEVTRESQGLQKQLDTSEADLVNKIEESEVVRTLRENVKGLEEELTESKQNLKIQRQRLADMKKTLQRELRLTPDTSDSAAPPPPPPQAPAPPLPTASSSAAIIDTSASYQPETQQQQQQWETRMAAGNGPTTGTNGNDNYCSINLTYLKHVIIKYLTSREYEAVHLTRAVATLLHMNPEEERLLRETLEWKMSWFGSKPNLGKGQGALTIPPSQ; from the exons atgttcTCCAACCTCAAGAGTAAGATTGGGGACGTGGCGGACCTGAAACGCCTCTCGTCCCCGACCTCCCTGACCGGGTCCAGGCAGCGGTCCAGACAGCAAACCCCTGGCTCCGTCACCCCGACCCCCTCCACCTCGTCACACTCCCGGCAGCCCTCTGTGGTCTCCCTGCCTGGCCTGGTGTCTGCCACCCCTCCACTTTCACCCACAGCTACCACCACTGACCAGGAGAGACCCTCCCtggagaag GAGCAGGAGCTGGAACATGAGGTTTCCAAGTTACGGCTGGCACTGGAGGCTCAGCAGGACTCAGCTCTAGATCGCCTTAATGCCAAGGAGAAGGAGTGGAGGGccaggctggaggaggagcgggagagggCTGCAGGGATGGCTAAGGAGCTGCAGGAGGTactggagagggagaagaagctGCAGAGCCAACTGGAGGCTTTAGACGGCAACAAGCAGAGTGTGACGGCCCAGCTGAAACAAGCGCAGG CCAGGGTCAAAG GTTTGGAGGCGAAGGTGTGTGAGATGCAGGACATTTATGACCAGCTGGAGGGGCTCAATGCTCAGGAAGGGGCCAAGGTGAAGCATATG CTGCTCAACGCAAACAGTGAGCTTGACCAATTAAGAGAGGAGCTGACACAGAAGACAGAGGCACTAGCAGCTATGGAGACCAGGCTGGGGAGGCTCCCCTGGCTTAGAGGAGAGGGTCGGGACACTCAGCGAGGAGAAAACAGAGCTGGAGACGCAAGTGGCGGGACTCGGACAGAAGCTAAGGGCAGCT AGGCAAG GTGCCGAGCGGTAGAGgagtcaaaggaggaggaggtgcgacACTTAGAAGGCCGTGTGGCAACCCTAGAACAGCGGCACTCCCAGTCTGGCCTTCAAGAGACAGACCGCATCCAGGCACTCATTAAAGAG AGGGAAGGGGTGGAACACAGTCTGGAGGAGGCAAGGCAGCAACTCAACAACATCAAGGCTTCCTGGAGCACCAAGATCACTAGCCTAGAGGATCAGATTCACCACCTTAATGCCAAAATTGCAGAGGATCAG acTGACCTGCAAGCGGCAGAGGAGAGAATTACCACACTCACCTCCACCATCCACTCCCTGAAGGCGGAGGTGAAGGGGCTGCAGGAGGCCAAGGCAGAGGCAGAGCGCAAGctggtgggggaggtggagcggctggaggaggacgtggagaCCCTCAGGTGGCAGCTGGGGCAGAAGGAGGCCcgggaggaggagctggtggggcggctg AGTGCCGAGGAGGAGAAGTGTCGCTCCTGCACTGCTGTTCTTCAGGCAAAGATCGAGACCATTGCCACTTTGGAAATCACTGTCACTGAACTAGAGGGAAAGGTGGCTGAGACAGAGACCAGCCTGACCACCACTTGTGAGGAGCTGCAGAAGGCACAGGTGGAGAAGAAGCGGCTCCAGGATTCCTTAGCCAGGGAGAGGGGTGCAACGGAAGCCGCGGAGAAGAGCCGAGCTGAGGTGGAGGCGCGGCTGGCAGTCGTGtctggagagaaggagaggctgTCCAGAAACCTTGATGAGTATGCTGAGCGGGTGGAGACTCTGGAGAAGAGCGAtgtggagagggaaaaggaacgGAAGGAGGGCGCAGAGAGGATGGCAGAGCTGGAGGCGAGGCTGGAGGAGGTGACCAGGGAGTCTCAGGGTCTCCAGAAGCAGCTGGACACATCAGAGGCTGACCTGGTGAACAAGATTGAGGAGTCTGAGGTGGTGAGGACGCTAAGGGAGAACGTGAAGGGTCTAGAGGAGGAACTGACCGAAAGTAAACAG AACCTGAAGATACAAAGGCAGAGGCTGGCAGACATGAAGAAGACGCTGCAGAGAGAACTCCGCCTCACCCCAGACACTAGTGACtcggcagcaccaccaccaccgccacctcagGCCCCAGCACCGCCGCTGCCAACAGCCTCGTCCTCAGCCGCAATAATTGACACCTCTGCATCATACCAGCCTGagacacaacagcagcagcagcagtgggagACAAGGATGGCAGCTggcaatg gccCCACCACTGGCACCAATGGGAATGACAACTACTGTAGCATCAACCTAACCTACTTGAAGCACGTCATTATTAAGTACCTCACGTCGCGGGAGTATGag GCTGTGCACTTGACTCGAGCCGTTGCCACGCTGCTCCACATGAATCCCGAGGAGGAGCGACTACTGCGGGAGACTCTGGAGTGGAAGATGTCGTGGTTTGGATCAAAGCCTAACTTGGGGAAAGGCCAGGGTGCCCTCACCATCCCTCCATCACAATGA
- the LOC135091381 gene encoding LOW QUALITY PROTEIN: eukaryotic translation initiation factor 3 subunit I-like (The sequence of the model RefSeq protein was modified relative to this genomic sequence to represent the inferred CDS: deleted 4 bases in 4 codons): MKPIMLQGHERSITQIKFNREGDLLFSASKDPKPNVWYSINGERLGSYDGHSGTVWCIDVKWDSSLFISGSADQTMRIWDVETGTSNTTLEMKTSVRGVSFSYSGTMIAYTTDKMMGHNSELNIIDVREPNNVDCECGAWRCCVHRVTPTYTKALSVLWGPLDEYVVTGHEDGSIIKWDMRTGKEIQVGQEHSKQIKDMQLSHDGMMLITASKDTTARLWDISNLEAMKMYKTDRPVNSAAISPLVDTYPHVVMGGGQEAMDVTTTSSRIGKFDARFFHLVFEEEFARVKGHFGPINSICFHPNGRGYASGGEDGYVRVHVFDDAYYQFKFDF, from the exons ATG AAGCCCATTATGCTCCAGGGGCACGAACGCTCCATCACACAGATCAAGTTTAACCGAGAGGGTGACCTGCTATTCTCCGCCTCCAAGGACCCCAAGCCCAATGTGTGGTACTCCATCAACGGCGAGCGACTTGGCTCCTACGATGGCCACTCAGGAACTGTGTGGTGCATTGATGTTAAGTGGGACAGCTCACTCTTCATCTCAGGATCAGCTGACCAGACCATGAG GATCTGGGATGTGGAGACAggcaccagcaacaccaccctGGAGATGAAGACC TCAGTGCGTGGTGTTAGCTTCTCCTACTCCGGCACAATGATTGCCTACACCACTGATAAGATGATGGGACACAACTCCGAGCTGAATATCATTGATGTGCGGGAACCCAACAATGTCGACTGTGAGTGTGGTGCTTGGAGGTGTTGTGT ACACAGGGTCACCCCCACCTACACCAAGGCTTTGTCAGTGCTGTGGGGGCCCCTGGACGAGTATGTGGTCACTGGGCACGAGGAC GGCTCCATCATCAAGTGGGACATGCGCACGGGGAAggag ATTCAGGTTGGGCAGGAGCACTCTAAGCAGATCAAGGACATGCAGCTGAGTCATGACGGCATGATGCTCATCACCGCCAGCAAGGACACCACGGCACGACTCTGGGACATCAGCAACCTGGAGGCAATGAAGATGTACAAGACAGACCGGCCCGTCAACTCCGCCGCCATCTCCCCACTAGTGGACACCTACCCCCATGTGGTGATGGGCGGCGGGCAGGAGGCCATGGATGtcacc accacctcctccaggaTCGGCAAGTTCGACGCACGTTTCTTCCACCTGGTGTTTGAGGAGGAGTTTGCAAGAGTGAAGGGGCATTTC GGGCCCATCAACTCCATCTGCTTCCACCCGAATGGCCGCGGGTATGCCAGTGGTGGAGAGGACGGCTATGTTAGGGTGCATGTTTTTGATGATGCCTATTACCAGTTTAAATTTGACTTCTAA